In Mycobacterium sp. Aquia_216, a genomic segment contains:
- a CDS encoding phosphotransferase, translating to MSAPSLSVPKTWDEITPEWMSAALAMDFPGVVVDTVTVALRDDGTNRRARLGVTYQAGAGPGTVFVKAADPAHKVLIRLTSGMFHEPRLFTCGVDLPLEHPAVYTALIDEPDYDFVLVMEDLRARGADPRDGTRPMTVEQVATGVRGLARMHGRYWGERVLREPALAWLEPFLPWKGMEAAPLPAALERLGADAPAEVLSLTIDKLIDAIWKPYVATLTTSPQTLLHGDPHIGNTYLLPSGEVGFLDWQVARRGNWSLDLGYFLQGALTVADRRRSERDLLAEYRDSLGLPADELPSTEEIWLRYRASVAHGLTLWLVTASAGEWQRTDVSVALAQRYSFAYADLDPESALAEIAG from the coding sequence GTGAGTGCTCCCTCGTTGTCAGTGCCGAAGACCTGGGACGAAATCACGCCCGAGTGGATGTCGGCGGCGCTGGCCATGGACTTTCCCGGTGTCGTGGTCGATACGGTCACCGTCGCGCTTCGCGACGACGGCACCAACCGGCGTGCCCGGCTGGGTGTCACCTACCAAGCCGGTGCGGGCCCGGGCACGGTCTTCGTCAAGGCTGCCGACCCCGCGCACAAAGTGCTGATTCGCCTGACCAGCGGGATGTTCCACGAGCCGCGACTTTTCACCTGCGGGGTGGATTTACCGCTGGAACACCCGGCCGTCTACACCGCGCTGATCGATGAGCCCGACTACGACTTCGTCTTGGTCATGGAGGATCTTCGGGCCAGGGGAGCCGATCCGCGCGACGGCACCCGGCCGATGACAGTCGAGCAGGTCGCCACCGGTGTGCGTGGCCTGGCCCGGATGCACGGCCGCTACTGGGGTGAACGCGTGCTGCGCGAGCCGGCCCTGGCATGGCTGGAGCCTTTTCTGCCATGGAAGGGCATGGAGGCGGCACCGCTGCCGGCCGCCCTCGAACGCCTTGGCGCCGACGCGCCCGCGGAAGTGCTGTCGCTGACCATCGACAAGCTCATCGATGCGATCTGGAAGCCGTACGTCGCGACGCTGACCACGTCGCCGCAGACCTTGCTGCACGGCGACCCACACATCGGCAACACCTACCTGCTGCCCAGCGGCGAGGTTGGTTTCCTGGACTGGCAGGTCGCCCGGCGGGGCAATTGGTCGCTGGACCTGGGCTACTTCCTGCAAGGCGCCCTGACCGTAGCGGATCGGCGTCGCAGCGAGCGCGACCTGCTCGCCGAATACCGAGACTCGCTGGGGTTGCCGGCCGACGAGCTGCCCAGCACCGAGGAGATCTGGTTGCGCTACCGCGCTTCCGTCGCCCACGGGCTGACCCTGTGGCTGGTCACCGCCAGTGCCGGTGAATGGCAGCGCACCGACGTCTCTGTCGCACTGGCGCAACGGTATTCGTTCGCGTATGCCGACCTTGACCCGGAATCGGCGCTGGCCGAGATCGCGGGCTAG
- a CDS encoding TetR/AcrR family transcriptional regulator encodes MTDERVGRPRDSRLDHAILDATRELLTTGSYAELSMESVAARAGVGKKTLYRRWSSKAPLVAEAVLEAYGRSGSFPVAHTGIIRADLRAWLSEHAEFLAEPTNAALVRALVAAAAARPGDGEDLYQQLSAPQLAGLTTRLRRAVADGELRAGADIDAVAHALVGTLLFHALTRVGDSAGFDGLVDALLDGISSY; translated from the coding sequence GTGACCGACGAACGGGTCGGCCGGCCGCGAGACAGCCGGTTAGATCACGCGATTCTGGACGCCACCCGCGAGCTGCTGACGACCGGCAGTTACGCCGAATTGTCGATGGAAAGCGTCGCCGCCCGCGCGGGGGTGGGCAAGAAGACGCTGTACCGGCGTTGGTCGTCAAAGGCACCGTTGGTCGCCGAAGCGGTGTTGGAGGCCTACGGAAGATCGGGGTCGTTTCCGGTCGCGCACACCGGCATCATCCGTGCCGATCTGCGGGCGTGGCTGAGCGAGCACGCCGAGTTTCTAGCCGAGCCAACCAACGCCGCGTTAGTGCGAGCTCTTGTCGCCGCGGCGGCCGCTCGCCCGGGCGACGGCGAGGATCTCTATCAACAATTGAGCGCCCCGCAGCTCGCGGGGTTGACGACGCGACTGCGCCGAGCCGTCGCAGACGGAGAACTCCGCGCCGGCGCGGACATCGATGCCGTCGCGCACGCATTGGTCGGCACGCTGCTCTTTCACGCGCTCACGCGAGTCGGCGACAGCGCCGGATTCGACGGGCTCGTTGACGCGCTGCTGGACGGGATATCGAGTTATTGA
- the purL gene encoding phosphoribosylformylglycinamidine synthase subunit PurL: MADTVEHAATTPDQPQPFAELGLKDDEYQRIREILGRRPTDTELAMYSVMWSEHCSYKSSKVHLRYFGETTTDEMRAAMLAGIGENAGVVDIGDGWAVTFKVESHNHPSYVEPYQGAATGVGGIVRDIMAMGARPVAVMDQLRFGAADAPDTRRVLDGVVRGIGGYGNSLGLPNIGGETVFDASYAGNPLVNALCVGVLRKEDLHLAFASGTGNKIILFGARTGLDGIGGVSVLASETFGGDEGGGPGRKKLPSVQVGDPFTEKVLIECCLELYAAGLVIGIQDLGGAGLSCATSELASAGDGGMRVELETVPLRAANMTPAEILSSESQERMCAVVAPENVEAFLAVCRKWEVLATVIGEVTDGDRLRITWHGETVVDVPPRTVAHQGPVYERPVARPESQDALNADRSSSLPRPVTGEQLRATLLALLGSPHLCSRAFITEQYDRYVRGNTVLAEHADGAVLRIDESTGRGIALSTDASGRYTKLDPYTGAQLALAEAYRNVAATGAVPVAVTNCLNFGSPEDPGVMWQFAQAVRGLADGCVALGIPVTGGNVSFYNQTGSAAILPTPVVGVLGVIDDVDRRIPTAVGTEPGESLLLLGDTRDEFDGSIWAQVTGEHLGGLPPAVDLQREKLLAEVLSAASRDGLVTAAHDLSEGGLAQAIVESALAGETGCRIVLPEGGDPFVMLFSESAGRVLVAVPRTEESRFRSMCEARGLPAVRIGVVDQGSDVVEFQGLFTVSLAELRTTSEAVLPRFFG, encoded by the coding sequence GTGGCGGATACCGTGGAACACGCGGCGACCACGCCCGACCAGCCGCAGCCCTTCGCTGAGTTGGGTCTCAAAGACGACGAGTACCAGCGGATTCGCGAGATTCTGGGCCGCAGACCCACCGACACCGAGCTGGCGATGTACTCGGTGATGTGGAGCGAGCACTGCTCGTACAAGTCGTCCAAGGTGCACCTGCGCTACTTCGGCGAGACCACGACCGACGAGATGCGCGCGGCCATGCTGGCCGGAATCGGGGAGAACGCGGGCGTCGTCGACATCGGCGACGGCTGGGCTGTGACCTTCAAGGTGGAGTCGCACAACCACCCGTCCTACGTCGAGCCCTACCAGGGCGCGGCCACCGGTGTGGGCGGCATCGTGCGCGACATCATGGCGATGGGCGCGCGACCCGTCGCCGTGATGGATCAGCTGCGGTTCGGGGCCGCCGATGCGCCCGACACCCGCCGCGTGCTCGACGGCGTGGTCCGCGGTATCGGTGGTTACGGTAACTCGCTGGGTCTGCCGAACATCGGCGGCGAGACCGTCTTCGACGCCTCGTATGCCGGCAATCCGTTGGTGAACGCGCTGTGCGTGGGGGTGTTGCGCAAGGAGGATCTCCACCTTGCCTTCGCGTCGGGAACCGGCAACAAGATCATCCTGTTCGGCGCCCGCACCGGCCTGGACGGGATCGGCGGGGTGTCCGTGCTGGCCTCGGAGACCTTTGGCGGCGACGAGGGCGGAGGCCCCGGCCGCAAGAAGCTGCCCTCGGTGCAGGTTGGCGACCCGTTCACCGAGAAGGTGCTCATCGAGTGCTGCCTGGAGCTGTACGCGGCTGGGTTGGTGATCGGCATCCAGGACCTCGGTGGTGCCGGATTATCCTGTGCGACTTCGGAACTCGCATCAGCCGGCGACGGCGGCATGCGCGTTGAACTGGAGACGGTCCCGTTGCGGGCGGCCAACATGACTCCCGCGGAGATTCTGTCCAGCGAGTCCCAGGAGCGAATGTGCGCGGTGGTCGCTCCCGAGAACGTCGAGGCTTTTCTGGCGGTGTGCCGCAAATGGGAGGTGCTCGCGACCGTCATCGGCGAGGTCACCGATGGTGACCGGCTGCGCATCACCTGGCATGGCGAAACGGTCGTCGACGTGCCGCCGCGCACCGTGGCCCATCAGGGTCCGGTGTACGAGCGCCCAGTGGCCCGTCCCGAATCGCAGGATGCCCTGAACGCCGACCGATCGAGCAGTCTGCCCCGGCCGGTCACCGGTGAACAGCTGCGTGCGACTTTGCTTGCGCTGCTGGGCAGCCCGCACCTGTGCAGCCGCGCATTCATCACCGAACAGTACGACCGCTACGTCCGCGGCAACACCGTGCTGGCCGAGCACGCCGACGGTGCAGTGCTGCGTATCGACGAGTCCACCGGACGCGGCATCGCGCTGTCGACGGACGCCTCGGGCCGCTACACGAAGTTGGATCCCTACACCGGAGCCCAGCTTGCGCTGGCCGAGGCCTACCGCAACGTCGCCGCCACGGGCGCTGTCCCGGTCGCGGTGACGAACTGCCTTAACTTCGGATCTCCCGAAGACCCGGGAGTGATGTGGCAGTTCGCCCAAGCGGTCCGGGGGCTCGCCGATGGCTGTGTGGCCCTGGGGATTCCGGTGACCGGAGGCAATGTCAGCTTCTACAACCAAACCGGATCGGCCGCGATCCTGCCCACTCCGGTGGTTGGCGTGCTGGGCGTGATCGACGATGTCGATCGGCGGATTCCGACCGCCGTGGGCACCGAACCGGGAGAATCCCTGCTACTACTCGGCGACACCCGCGACGAGTTCGACGGGTCCATCTGGGCTCAGGTGACCGGCGAGCATCTGGGTGGGCTGCCGCCCGCGGTCGACCTGCAAAGGGAGAAGCTGCTGGCTGAGGTGCTGAGCGCTGCATCACGCGACGGGCTGGTGACCGCGGCCCACGACCTGTCCGAGGGCGGGCTGGCCCAGGCCATCGTGGAATCTGCGCTGGCGGGTGAAACGGGTTGCCGCATAGTACTGCCCGAGGGTGGCGATCCGTTCGTGATGCTGTTCTCCGAGTCGGCCGGCCGGGTGCTCGTCGCGGTGCCGCGCACCGAGGAGAGCCGGTTTCGTTCCATGTGCGAGGCGCGCGGACTACCTGCCGTCCGTATCGGCGTCGTCGACCAGGGCTCGGACGTGGTGGAATTTCAAGGTCTCTTCACGGTGTCACTGGCCGAACTGCGCACCACATCCGAAGCAGTGCTGCCGCGATTCTTTGGCTGA
- a CDS encoding family 1 encapsulin nanocompartment shell protein: MTNNLYRNLAPVTDVAWTEIELEATRTFKRHIAGRRVVDVSEPGGPVTAAVSTGRLVDVQAPTDGVVAHLRESRPLVRLRVPFTLSRVEIDNVERGAQDSDWDPVKEAAKKLAFIEDRAIFEGYSAASIEGIRSASSNKPLTLPADPSEIPDIITQAISELRLAGVDGPYSVLLSADVYTKVSETTAGGYPILEHIDRLVPGDIIWAPAIDGAFVLTTRGGDFDLQLGTDVSIGYTSHDADTVQLYLQETLTFLCYTAEASVALGT; the protein is encoded by the coding sequence ATGACGAACAACCTCTACCGCAATCTGGCGCCGGTCACCGACGTCGCCTGGACTGAAATCGAATTGGAGGCGACGCGGACCTTCAAGCGGCACATCGCCGGGCGCCGGGTGGTCGACGTCAGCGAGCCCGGTGGTCCGGTCACCGCCGCGGTCAGCACGGGGCGTCTGGTCGACGTCCAGGCGCCCACCGACGGCGTGGTGGCACATCTGCGGGAGAGCAGACCCCTTGTCCGCCTGCGTGTTCCGTTCACGCTCTCGCGCGTGGAGATCGACAATGTCGAACGGGGCGCGCAGGACTCCGACTGGGACCCGGTGAAAGAGGCCGCCAAGAAACTGGCCTTTATCGAAGACCGCGCCATCTTCGAGGGCTACTCCGCCGCGTCGATTGAGGGCATCCGCTCCGCGAGCTCGAACAAGCCGCTGACGCTGCCCGCAGACCCCAGCGAAATTCCGGACATCATCACCCAGGCGATCAGCGAACTGCGGCTGGCCGGCGTCGACGGCCCATACTCGGTACTGCTCTCCGCCGACGTCTACACCAAGGTCAGCGAGACCACTGCCGGTGGCTATCCGATCCTCGAGCACATCGACCGGCTGGTACCGGGCGACATCATCTGGGCACCGGCCATCGACGGCGCATTCGTGCTGACCACCCGTGGCGGCGACTTCGATCTGCAGCTGGGCACCGACGTGTCGATCGGCTACACCAGCCATGACGCCGACACCGTGCAGCTGTATCTGCAAGAGACCCTGACGTTCCTGTGCTACACCGCCGAGGCATCTGTCGCGCTGGGCACCTAG
- a CDS encoding VOC family protein, with protein MTLKVEMVTFDCGDAAKLASWWADQFGGTTAELIPGELFAVMRPDGPRLGFQNVPDPTPGKNRVHLDFHAKDVDGEVSRLTAAGATEVGRHQFSGNFRWVVLADPEGNAFCVAGQ; from the coding sequence ATGACGCTCAAAGTGGAGATGGTCACGTTCGACTGCGGCGATGCGGCGAAGCTGGCCAGCTGGTGGGCCGACCAGTTCGGGGGCACCACAGCAGAACTGATCCCGGGTGAACTCTTTGCGGTCATGCGACCGGACGGGCCCCGACTGGGTTTTCAGAATGTGCCCGATCCGACGCCGGGAAAGAATCGCGTGCATCTCGACTTTCATGCCAAGGACGTCGACGGCGAGGTGTCGCGGCTGACGGCAGCGGGAGCCACCGAAGTAGGACGCCACCAATTCAGCGGCAACTTTCGCTGGGTGGTGCTGGCCGACCCCGAAGGCAATGCGTTCTGCGTCGCGGGTCAATAA
- a CDS encoding Dyp-type peroxidase: MPPVQPQHILAPLTPAAIFLVATIVDGGEAAVHDALPDISGLVRAIGFRDPTKHLSVITSIGSDAWDRLFAGPRPAELHPFIELTGPRHTAPATPGDLLFHIRAESLDVCFELAGRILKAMAGAVNVIDEVHGFRFFDNRDLLGFVDGTENPDGPIAVSATAIGDEDPDFAGSCYVHIQKYVHDMQSWDSLSVTEQELVFGRTKLEDIEMDDDVKPSDAHIALNVIEDEDGNELKIVRHNMPFGEVGKGEYGTYFIGYSRTPEVTERMLRNMFLGDPPGNTDRVLDFSTALTGGLFFSPTVDFLDDPPPLPAPLETAPPPTPAPDNGSLSIGSLKGTTQ; encoded by the coding sequence GTGCCTCCGGTTCAGCCACAACACATCCTCGCGCCGTTGACGCCTGCCGCGATTTTTTTGGTGGCCACCATCGTCGACGGCGGCGAAGCAGCCGTGCACGACGCGTTGCCCGACATCTCGGGGCTGGTGCGCGCCATTGGCTTTCGCGACCCGACCAAGCATCTGTCGGTGATCACCTCGATCGGGTCGGACGCCTGGGATCGGTTGTTCGCCGGACCGCGGCCCGCCGAACTGCATCCGTTCATCGAGCTGACCGGACCGCGACACACCGCACCGGCCACCCCCGGCGATCTGTTGTTCCATATCCGGGCCGAGTCCCTGGACGTCTGCTTCGAACTGGCCGGTCGCATCCTCAAGGCGATGGCCGGTGCAGTCAATGTCATCGACGAAGTGCACGGCTTTCGCTTCTTCGACAACCGCGATCTGCTCGGCTTTGTCGACGGCACCGAAAATCCGGACGGCCCAATCGCCGTGAGCGCCACCGCGATCGGTGACGAGGATCCCGACTTCGCCGGCTCCTGCTACGTCCACATCCAGAAGTACGTACACGACATGCAGTCGTGGGATTCGCTGTCGGTCACCGAGCAGGAATTGGTGTTCGGCCGTACCAAGCTCGAAGACATCGAGATGGACGACGACGTCAAGCCGTCCGACGCACACATCGCGCTCAACGTGATCGAAGACGAGGACGGCAACGAGCTGAAGATCGTGCGGCACAACATGCCGTTCGGCGAGGTGGGCAAGGGCGAGTACGGCACCTACTTCATCGGCTATTCGCGCACGCCCGAGGTCACCGAGCGCATGCTGCGCAACATGTTTCTCGGCGATCCGCCCGGCAATACCGATCGCGTGCTTGACTTCTCCACCGCGCTGACCGGTGGGCTGTTCTTCTCCCCCACCGTCGACTTCCTCGACGATCCACCGCCGCTTCCCGCGCCGTTGGAGACGGCACCGCCACCCACGCCCGCACCCGATAACGGTTCACTATCGATCGGCAGCCTGAAAGGAACCACCCAATGA
- a CDS encoding M18 family aminopeptidase: MSASAAGLCEFIDASPSPFHVCATVAGRLLAAGYTELREADPWPGQPGRYFTVRAASLIAWNTVGPDGPFRIVGAHTDSPNLRVKQHPDRVVTGWQVVALEPYGGAWLNSWLDRDLGISGRLSVRDGSGLDHRLVRIDEPILRVPQLAIHLAEDRKSVTLDPQRHVNAVWGAGDKARAFMAYVAEQAGVAPADVLAADLMTHDLTPSTVLGADAGLLSAPRLDNQASCYAGLEALLSLEPASAPRGCVPVLVLFDHEEVGSSSDHGAQSTLLSTVLERIVLAAGGSREDFLRRLPASLLASADMAHATHPNYPERHEPGHLIAINAGPVLKVHPNLRYATDGRTAAAFALACRQAGVGLQRYEHRADLPCGSTIGPLVSAQTGIPTVDVGAAQLAMHSARELMGAHDVAAYSAALQAFLSPQ; encoded by the coding sequence ATGTCGGCCAGCGCCGCAGGCCTCTGCGAATTCATCGACGCCTCTCCGTCCCCATTTCATGTGTGTGCCACAGTGGCCGGCCGGCTCCTCGCCGCCGGCTACACCGAACTCCGCGAAGCCGACCCGTGGCCCGGGCAGCCGGGGCGCTACTTCACCGTCCGCGCCGCCTCACTGATCGCGTGGAACACCGTGGGCCCCGACGGTCCATTCCGGATCGTCGGCGCGCACACCGACAGCCCCAACCTGCGGGTCAAGCAGCACCCCGACCGGGTGGTCACCGGGTGGCAGGTGGTGGCGCTGGAGCCGTACGGCGGGGCGTGGCTCAACTCGTGGCTGGACCGCGATCTGGGGATCAGCGGCCGGTTGTCGGTGCGTGACGGCTCCGGGCTGGACCATCGGCTCGTCCGGATCGACGAGCCGATCCTGCGGGTGCCGCAGCTGGCGATTCATCTGGCCGAGGACCGCAAGTCGGTAACCCTGGACCCGCAGCGACACGTCAACGCGGTTTGGGGTGCCGGCGACAAGGCGCGCGCATTCATGGCGTATGTCGCCGAGCAGGCCGGGGTGGCACCCGCCGACGTGCTGGCCGCTGACCTGATGACGCACGATCTGACGCCGTCGACGGTGCTCGGCGCTGACGCCGGCCTGCTGAGCGCGCCCCGGCTGGATAATCAGGCCAGTTGCTATGCGGGGCTGGAGGCGTTGCTGTCCTTGGAACCTGCCTCGGCGCCGCGCGGCTGCGTGCCGGTGTTGGTGCTGTTCGACCACGAGGAGGTCGGCTCGTCGTCGGACCACGGTGCGCAGTCCACTCTGCTGAGTACCGTTCTCGAGCGCATCGTGCTCGCGGCCGGCGGCAGCCGGGAAGACTTCCTGCGGCGGCTGCCGGCATCGCTGTTGGCCTCCGCGGATATGGCGCATGCCACCCATCCGAACTACCCGGAGCGCCACGAGCCGGGCCACTTGATCGCTATCAACGCGGGGCCGGTGCTCAAGGTGCACCCCAATCTGCGCTACGCGACCGACGGGCGTACGGCGGCGGCGTTCGCGTTGGCGTGCCGGCAGGCCGGGGTGGGGCTGCAGCGCTATGAGCATCGCGCCGACCTGCCGTGTGGTTCGACGATCGGACCGCTGGTCTCGGCGCAAACCGGCATCCCCACCGTCGACGTCGGCGCCGCCCAGCTTGCGATGCACTCCGCGCGCGAATTGATGGGTGCTCACGACGTCGCCGCCTATTCCGCTGCGCTGCAAGCGTTTTTGTCGCCGCAATAG